The sequence below is a genomic window from Anopheles cruzii chromosome 3, idAnoCruzAS_RS32_06, whole genome shotgun sequence.
AGAACCGCACACAGCACCCCCACACACCACAGTGCCAAAGTGAGCCGCATGTTGTTTGTAACGTACAATTAGCTGGCAGTGAAAAAAATAACGAAAGAATGAATTCAGGAAAAATTATGCATTCAAACACCCACTATCGTGATCAGGTCTCCGAACGTGAAAGAAAGCACGCAAGAAACGGTCACATTCCGATGCGCGTTCGATTCTGGCGACAGccgcgtgtttgtgtttgccgCCCGGCGTCCACCGAAAAGGAGGTCACATTTACGCATAATGTTTTCTCGGAAACTTTCACGAAAATTTCGTATCCCACACCAATCCGGCGAGGctgatttcgttttttaaacaaatttcgcCCTCAGAATGGTGCTCTTTACGCGCTGGAGTTGCGCTACTCGATCTTCattaaagaagaagaagaaattaaaatccttttccacTTCCCGCCCAATGAACCTGCCCAATTCGTTGCAAACCGTTCTCGCTCGAAACTTTCGTGCCTTTGCCGGGCAATTAACAGCTGATCCCAATTGGACCGGTAACCGCTAATCGACGGTTAAGTACCGCTAACTGGAGCAACTAAAGTGCTCCAATCTGTGAACGATCGAAGTTCTACAAGAGGAGGCACACAGTAGGGCCACCCCGTCGAAAACGGCCAGTGTACCGTTACCGAAGCATAGCCAAAACCATAGCTAGAAAACTAAATTAACCGATTAAGAAGCGTGTCTCACACAGTGGAACGACTAACGGGCAAGGGCAACAAAGTTATCAATTATTATGGAACCGTTGTTCGATTAATTTGTGTGCTAATTTGTTTGGTACATTAAGCATTTCAAAACATCTACCGCTACGAGTAAGCAATAAGGATGCGGGGTACTACAAGTAGTCAAACACCGCAACTATTAGTATATTTAGTTGGGTTATATAGTAAAAAAATGTCTCCATGTTTTATCGCCAACTCATTGTTTGCATATGGAATATATAATGTAAATTGGTACGTATTTGCAGGGTGTCTATGGTTTTTgtgaaaatcaaattacttCCACACAGTATGACAAAAAGTACGTTAGCAATTTAGTGTTACAgtatgacaaaaaaaattacttTGAAAACTAAGTAACTCAACAGCTTTTAGTTCTAGTGTAGATAACCCAAGCTATTCTAACCGAATAACAGCTTACTTTTACCTAATCACTTTTTCTTTGCAAACTAgtttataaaaaatacaatggaaacacaaacaaatcgtTACGCAGCATGGAGAGTAAACATGCTTTCCGATTTCTTTGTGTGGTTATGAAGGAATAAGATTGATCAGTTCCCTGCCGTTCAatcgttgaagtctttcgttttttaatactCTTGGGTACTTCAGTTTCACTTGAAACAACTAATCAATTTACATTACCCTTGGCCATGGCAGTCCATAACGTGACGGCGGCGATTCGCCGAAGAATCTTCTTTACCGTTGCTCGTGATATTATCTCACCGTAGAAAACCTGCTGCTCGCGTCGCTGATGGGTTTTTCTAATTACCGTTAAAATGGTTAATTCTGCTTTTCACCGTTACTATCTAATGGTGATCTTGTGCTTGATAACACTCCCAGCAACACAAAGGCACAGCATTAGAAGGAATTGCCAACACAGGGTTAACGTTCACAGGAATTATTTGCGCCTCAACGACTGATTCAAAATACACACTCAATTTGTAGGCctcgaataaaaaaaaatgcggtttattgataatttttcacatgacttaaaaaaatcaaatatcgaATGAACTGAACAATTTGAAATCCATAGTAACCTTCACTAACAGCATTCAAACCAGACGTCCGATATTTACACAAAACCGTACCAGAGCCGTCCCACAACTGGCAAAAAGTCTCGAAAACGTACCTTTCTCCTCGATGCCTTGCGATCGACTGTGCGGACGATCGGAAGAAAGCGGCCCATGACACAATTTTTGCTGGCCCGTTCCGCTGTGGGTTCGAATCGATGGCATCGGCCGTAGTTGGTCATCGTGCTAGGTTTGGGATTCtctgttcgttcgttcgcacgACCCGTTGGTTATGTTCGTTACTTCACGCGGTTCGCGATGGTGATTCTAACGGTGTTCCttatctctctctatcttttcCAAATGGCCATGATCGACATGAACCGGCATGCTTCTCGCGCAGCATGCCAAATCTTCGCGTTTCCAGCGGCGAAGCTCTTGTTGGATTACATGAGAAACGGGAGACCAACGGCAAAGCAGGTGGCCAGAATGTTATTATCTTGGGTGCTTTTTTCGGTCTGCCGAACGTGGGATATCGCTGCGCGGTAGAATGTGCATTGTTTGATGCATCATGAACTGCACTGCACGATGAGTCGTTATAGAAAAAGATTGattaaaatgctttcattaTGAGTTTTTGCACAACAATTTGcaaatattatatttatttcgcATTGATTAAAGACCATTCAAATCTTAACATTGCCGTCCCACATTATTGTCACACTGTTTCACTCATTCTTATCTCAATTgatgagaaaaaaaggattttaaaattttattcattttttgaCCTATAATTTGCTTATGCATTGGTTGAAGATCGACAACAAATCGCAAGCAGCAGGAAAATGTGTCAACTTCACGTTCCATGCTTTGTCCGGGGACAGTTTCGGGAAGCTTTCACTAGCGAAAGGCTGGTTCTACTTTTGGGCACAGGCGTGAATGACACTGGATCGTGCTAGCGACCCCTGATATCACTTTCCATATCGATTTCCATGCCGTTAATGCTAATTACAATGCAGTATGCCAACGCGTCGAAAAATGCACCTTCACTGCCACCCTGTAGTTATCGTCTCTTCATTCGGATTAATAGATGACCATACACAACATTTTCGATATGAAGCAGGATAggatttgattttattatattCCATTCATAACACTTTACGAACTAAAATTCATAGAGCTGCTTCTGTAGGAAAGCAGTGCTAACACATCGATTTATTCTAAtggaaacgcaaaacaaacaaaagcacctTGAAACTCCaccatttcctttttttgtgatagTACATAAACTTTTGATCCATCTATGTATTACATCCAATAGAATCATAgcataaacaacaaaacaaaactaccACTGGCCCATTACGCGATATTGTTCTCGCGCCATGCCCTCGCGTCTTACGATGAAAGTCCCAACGTTTTGCGAACAATGCGTTTGGCAATTTTGTTAAATTCTTCCCTATTTTCGCGCCACATGATAGCCGCATCGACGTTAGCCCCGGATTCGTCATTCGGTTCTGGAAAAGAACAAGGAGTAGCAGAAACAAATACTCTTTAATTTGCATAGTTTTGCGTTTTCTGAATAGGCTGATCTGCTACAAACAAGCCTATGACTAGCAAGATAAAAAAATATCCGTAAAAAGAAATGTGTTTCGCCGTGAATCGACTTATTTTAAACAACCTTACCTGCCAGCATGCTGACAACGCTTAATAAAATCTTTTCCACGCTCTGTACAGGACTCCAGCGCTCCGCAGACAGTTCATAACCTGAAGCCAAACATTGATTTTAGTATATATGAAATTCACCATTAGTTTTATATGAAAAGTCACCTAGCGGATCATCCCCCGGAGCATGCAAAATGGATATGCAAACTCGGCCATCGGTAAAGACTGTAATGAAAGGGAAAGATAAGTAAGAAACTATCAAATAACAATCTAAGACGGGAGTTTTGGGCTTACTGTTTGGATGGAACATCTCGCACGTAAACTTCATCTTCGGTGGACTCAACGGATAGTCAGGAGGAAAGATTAGTTTCGCTGTGAATATACCCCCTTCAAAGCAGGTACCTTCTGGTCCACTGGAATGAACCAATTAAACGACGTGTCGTTATACTACAACAGACTGATGGCAAAGTAACAAACGAGCAACTCACGTAATTAGCGCTTCCCATtcgaaaaagttttcctcaCTGATCGGTCCCGCAATGATGCCTTCCGGAGGGTTCAATGTTAGTTCTGTCACACAGAACGCCACGTTTTACGTGGGTTGAGGAGAGTAAATTGAAATACACAATTCAATAATCCAATAATTCAACAATAATATTGCGGAACTACTGGCAACGTAGTCGGCAGGAACACCAGGGACCAGTCTTCCTGGGTCGGTGCAGAACAAAACACACTTACGCTTGTATTCGGCCATCAATCGTCGTAAGGCAGAGCCTGCCATCGTCAGGTCGGGTACGGTTCGTAATCTTGGCGGACGACTAACGAAACAGTTTACCAAGGGACAAAGTTTCTCTTTCGGGTACGCAAACAAATGGGGATTCACTTTGACATTTTATTACGATTTTGACAGCGCATGTTTGTTTACGTCGTCATGAACGGCAGGGCACCTTTggacataaacacacacacacacgcgtacatGTCGTTGATATGATGGAAGAAAACATTGTTCGCAGTGATTTGAGTTTTCAAATATTGGTCCAAATCGGAATTAGATTCGAGAATTGCGTTTGAAAAACgcattttcaaaacatttaatttacaATGTAGCAAATACAATTTTGCATAACGTTTCGGCGTTTTTATTCCTTTAACTATCACGCGGTAGTTGCTGCTTGATCGGTTTACAGTCCTGCTTGAAGCCCGAATCCTGGTCCCTTGGGTTCTTCTATAAGCGACGTAAGTCCACCGACTGGTTCCGAAGCAAAACGCCCGTTACGGGGTCCAGGGCGAGGTTGTTTGCCTTGCTTTAAGGTGTTTAAAATTTCTTCCGTATCCGCCACGCTTAAATCTTCCTGTGAATTCgaaaaaacaattcaataGGCTTTTAACGCAGAACGGCGAGGAAATTCGCAACAGGCACTAACATAGTAATCATCATTAACGGCTATCATCGGCGCATTGACGCAAGCACCCAAACACTCCACCTCGGAGATTGTGAACTTGCCGTCTTTGGTGGTCTCGCCTACACCGATTCCCAGGTTTTTCTACAATTAGACGTAAACTTATGGTGATTGAATGCATCAAACGCATACCATATTCTGGCGCTCTGTACCTTACAAGCCGCTAGGACCTCATCCGAGCCGCAGAGCCAGCACGGAGTGGTGGTGCACACCTGAATGTGGTACTTTCCAGTAGGTTTGCGCATAAACATCGTGTAAAACGTTGCCACCTCGTACACTCGCATATGCGGCAATCCTAAAATGTCGGCCACCTTGTGCATGGCCGAGATAGGTAACCAACCATGCTGTCGCTGGGCGAGATCAAGCAGCGGAATCATGGCACCGCGTTTGTGTCCTTCAGGGTAGATGTTCAGGATTGCTTCTGCTCGCTGTCGAATGAAAACGCCTCATTAGAGCGGCCTCTTGTCTCTCCGACATAACCGTTAACTTGCCTTTTTATTGTCAGCGGTAAACTCAAATGGGATGGAAGGGTTGTCCTCGGGAGTATCACGATGAACGAACAAGTTGTCGCTCAGCTTCACAGCTGACGTGCTCAGAGGCCGGGAAGCTCCGAGCTTCTGCAATAGCACCAGGGAAACTTATGTAATACATTATCCTCCCAGGGCTGCAACCGGTGCAATTCAGAAGTATCGCTGGAGAATACTTTGACCTGCTTACCATAGTGTTGGCGAACAAGCGCAGCATTGTTATTGCCGTGGGGCCGATCTTTCAGGACGAAGAAAATTTCTACGAGCCCAACAACCAGAAAATCGAGAAATCGTCGCAATTGACAGATGCCCGTTTTATTCAATGTTGTGTTTTCACTGAAAATAGACACCTGACTAACTTTCTGTTCGTGTGGAAGATTACGTTTGAAGATGCTGAAGTCGTAAGAAACATGTTTCTCAATTACtatgaaaatgtttccaaaaatttattactaagaataattaaaatagaacatatttaatcaaaacaaataaattgccGTAGATAACCTAAACCTTATTTGGAGAACCAAATTTTACGCTGTAAACACTCGAGTGAAAATTGTCAAATGGTCGAGCGGCCTCTAGCTGTCAGTGAAGAGCACGTTGTTGAATTGGTTTTCGGGTACGCACGCGGAGCACGTATTAAGTTTGGTGTGCATTTTctgattttcaattttttaaagTATTCTATTCACTCTACAAACCGCACTGGTTTGTAAAGGAAGTgaatatgtttgttttatacGAAACACCGGCTGGATATGCCATTTTTAAGGTCAGTTTAAGTACATCTTAGGTTACCGGGTGTTTCGTTTGGCTTCTTCGGCTTCTGTACAAATCACAGGTTATAAAATACAATTGCTTGCTTACCGTTTGCTTTTTCAGCTTTTGGATGACACCAAATTGAAGGAGATTGATAATCTCTATCTAGAATTTGAATCTCCAGAGCAAGCCGGAAAA
It includes:
- the LOC128274061 gene encoding NADH dehydrogenase [ubiquinone] flavoprotein 2, mitochondrial, with amino-acid sequence MLRLFANTMKLGASRPLSTSAVKLSDNLFVHRDTPEDNPSIPFEFTADNKKRAEAILNIYPEGHKRGAMIPLLDLAQRQHGWLPISAMHKVADILGLPHMRVYEVATFYTMFMRKPTGKYHIQVCTTTPCWLCGSDEVLAACKKNLGIGVGETTKDGKFTISEVECLGACVNAPMIAVNDDYYEDLSVADTEEILNTLKQGKQPRPGPRNGRFASEPVGGLTSLIEEPKGPGFGLQAGL
- the LOC128274062 gene encoding ubiquitin-conjugating enzyme E2 G2, whose amino-acid sequence is MAGSALRRLMAEYKQLTLNPPEGIIAGPISEENFFEWEALITGPEGTCFEGGIFTAKLIFPPDYPLSPPKMKFTCEMFHPNIFTDGRVCISILHAPGDDPLGYELSAERWSPVQSVEKILLSVVSMLAEPNDESGANVDAAIMWRENREEFNKIAKRIVRKTLGLSS